The following is a genomic window from Pseudomonas promysalinigenes.
TCGTACGTACCTACGAGGTGGAAGTGATGGTGGTGCGTATCGACTTGTTCGATGCCCGCAATGGCCAGCCAGTGTGGAGCGCCAGCGCCGAAAGTGGCAGCGACAGAAGCTCGCCGCGCGATCGCGAGGCAGCCCTTCGCGAGTCGGTTCGTAAAGCGCTCAGCGGCTATCCTCCCAGTTAACGCCTAACGGAGAACCATCATGTTGCGCCGCTTGGTTCTACTGTCGTTCGCGTTGGTGCTCGCCGCCTGCTCAAGCAACAATGTTCTGCAGGATTTCGACGCCAGCCGCGATTTCGCTGCCTACCGCAGCTGGGCCTGGCAGGAGCCGGGCCTGCAATACCGCCCTGACGACCCACGCATCAAGAGTGACCTGACCGAGCAACGCATCCGCACAGCCGTTGCCGACCAGCTTGACCAGCGTGGCCTGCGCCCTGCCCAAGGCACCGCCAAGGCCGACCTCACCGTACGCGCCTACCTGATCGTCGAGCAGCGCCAGCAGCAGATCACCACCAACTATGGCGGCGGCTGGGGAGGCTACTGGAATGGCTACTGGGGCGGCCCGATGTACAACGAAACCCGCAGCGTCGATTACAAGGTCGCGACCATCCAAATCGACCTGTTCGATGGCCGCGACGGCAAGCTGGTCTGGCGTGGCAGCGCAGAACAGATCATGAACAACTACCCACCTGGCCCCGAAGAGCGCAACAACGCGATCCAGAAGACCGTCGCTCAAGTGCTTGGCAACTACCCACCTGGTCGTGTCAGGTAAGCCAGCCGCCCTGCTGTGCCTTCGCACTTTTTGCCTGCCCACCCTGCCCGTTCGTCAGATCGCGTCTACCCTGTCTAGGAAACCTGACTGAACGGGTAGAAGTGTTCAACGAACGGGAAGGCGCCTGCCGATGCAAAGCATTGTTCTTCTGATGTGGCTTGCCTTGTGCACTGAACAAGATATCCGCGAGCGCCAGATCGCCAACGTGCTGACCTTAGGTTTCGCCACAGGTGCCCTGGTCTGGCTGTTCGCGACCGGCCACACCTGGATCGGCTCCGAAGCCAGCGATGCAGGCTGGGCACTGGCTATCGTCATGCTGTTGACCCTGCCTGGCTACATGCTGGGCCGGTTCGGCGCCGACGACGTCAAGCTGATGGGCGCGCTGGCTGTGGCAACCAGCCCGCAATACGTGCTCGGCACGTTCATCGGAGCTGGTGTCAGCGTGGTCCTATGGCTATTGACCCGCAAACGTCTATGGGCACTGCTCAATCCCAAGGTAAAAAGACGCTTGACCGCCCTCACTGAAGAAATGGGCGACAGGCAAGCCTTCGTGCCGTATGTCCTGACAGGTTTCATGCTGACCGCTATATGGATCCAATAATCCAGCCTGTTGTCCGATAACTTGTACAAGCCTTGTACAGAATCGCTGGCAGCGTCTATTTTTTAACCTGCCAAAGCGCTAGGCCCGGGATCAGGGCCGCCCACGAACATGGAGTTGATCGTGACCAAGTCATTCAGTGAGGTAAAAGTTTTAGTTGTCGATGACCAGCCACTAATCGTTGAACAGTTGCGCGAGTTTCTCGAGGTTCAGGGTTACCACTGCGTAACGGCCCATTCGACCGATGAGGCCATCGTGCGCTTCACTGCCGATGAAGCCATTGGCCTGGTGTTGTGCGACCTGCACATGCCGGATCGCGATGGCATCGAGCTGGTTCATACCTTGAAAGACATAGGCGGACGCCAGCGTATTTTCGAGGCCATCATGCTCACCGGGCGTGCCGAAAAGCAGGACGTTATCCGCGCCCTGCGCGAAGGCTTTGCCGATTACTACCAAAAGCCCAT
Proteins encoded in this region:
- a CDS encoding DUF4136 domain-containing protein, producing the protein MLRRLVLLSFALVLAACSSNNVLQDFDASRDFAAYRSWAWQEPGLQYRPDDPRIKSDLTEQRIRTAVADQLDQRGLRPAQGTAKADLTVRAYLIVEQRQQQITTNYGGGWGGYWNGYWGGPMYNETRSVDYKVATIQIDLFDGRDGKLVWRGSAEQIMNNYPPGPEERNNAIQKTVAQVLGNYPPGRVR
- a CDS encoding A24 family peptidase; the encoded protein is MQSIVLLMWLALCTEQDIRERQIANVLTLGFATGALVWLFATGHTWIGSEASDAGWALAIVMLLTLPGYMLGRFGADDVKLMGALAVATSPQYVLGTFIGAGVSVVLWLLTRKRLWALLNPKVKRRLTALTEEMGDRQAFVPYVLTGFMLTAIWIQ